AAAGTTGCACAAAAGAACTCTGCATTGGCTACCACCTATCTTAGTATTTTCTATTTCATTTTGTTATTGGTAGGAGTTTTTATTATCGGGAATTTCCCTAATTTAGAAAATCCAGATATGGGTTATTTTCATACACTTGACATGCTGCCAACAGTAGTAGCCGGAGTGTTTGTGGCAGCTGTTTTAGCTGCAGCTATGTCATCAACAGATGCAATGTTACTCAATGCTACTTCAGCTATCACTAATGATTTATATAGTATTATTTCAGGAAAAACTCTATCTAATAATGTAGTAGTTTTTGTTAATAGAATAGTTGCTTCCATTATAGGGATAATTGCCATTTTAGTAACGTTAAATCCACCCAATTTAATCTTATTAGTAATGGCTCTGGCACAATCTTTAATGATAGGTGCTTTCTTGATTCCTCTTGTCCTTGGTTTATGGTGGAAAAAAGCTACAGCAAAGGCCGCATTGGCAGGAATGATAGGTGGTTTTAGTGTGGCAGTTATTGCTCAATTCATTCCACTCCCCACCCCTTTTATAGGCGGACCTTTAGGCGCTTTAACTTCATTAATTCTTATGGTAATCGTTAGTCATAAAGAAAGAAAAAGTGTTTATCAGGACGCTGATATTGCACAATAAGTGCTTAATAGAATAACAAGGAGTTTTACGAATGCATCTAAAAACGAGTCGAGGGCTAGTTTTGCATAGCTTCTCTTCGACTCGTTTTGATTACTATTAGTGTTAGACGGGTAATACAGTTATATTTGTTAATAGTTAAGTTAGTCTATATATTTTTCTTGGGCGGCCTTTCGATGTCGGGACTTCTTCACCGACAATTTCTGCCAACCCTTCCTGAATTAAGCCATTTAAAATTCTTCTTGCATTACGTTGTGTCATGTTGAGCCAAGTGGAGAGTTGGGAGGCGGTAATACTATGATTTTCTGTCTTTTCTTGGACAGATAAAATTTTGTTATAGGAAGTAACGGCTACACCGCACCGCTTGAGTTTTTCAATCACCTCTGGGTCCTCTGTTCGAAAGCTGAACGAAATATTTTGTTCTTGTTTTAAAGGTCCTTCAATAGTCCCCTGCTCATCTCCGAGGAATATACAGGAATCTCCATAGTTCTCTGCATAATGAAGAGCAAGGGTTGCTTTGTTATCCGCGGATAGAGCTGTATCTCCATATCCTATACCAATATGGACGTTAAGATTAGTCAAAGATGAAATCTTCTCCATGAGTGGTTTACCCATTTGTCCTTTATTTTGAAAGCTTGACCTTGTAGAAAAGACCATAAATTGCCCCATTCCATTGGAATGGTAGGTTCCCGATATCAATTCAGCAAAATTCAGAATCTCTGCTTTTAATTTCAAATGTAATCGGTGGACTTCATATGAAATGGAATGATCATCCACTTTTTCTTCGAGTTTAGTTAAGTTGACATGCATAATAGCTATTTGCAATTGTTTAAAATGTTGTGTTTGAAATTCTAAATAAGCCTTGTCTAAGGTTTCTTTTATATTTTGTTTGGATGGAATTATTCGGAATACGGGAATGTTTTTTCTTTGCAGCTCATCATATACGGATTGAATGCTGGTAACGCAAATATCTATTTTTTTATTGGAATAGAGTTGTTCATGGTAGAAAACAATTTCGCCGGTAGTTTTTATCTCATTTTTTAATTCATAAGAATAAATTTGTTTACAAGAAATATCCAATTCTTTATATATATCATATAAAACATTTATATTTACGGAATCGTAACTGATTCTTTCTAAATTATACTGATGGTTATAGCTTATTTTAAGCATCATTTCTTTTATACTTGAACGATCAATCGATAAATGGAAAAAGAGTTGTGTTTCATTACTATTTATTGCACGGATATAAGGAGCAAGCCCTGAGAAAATCCATACATCTACTAAGTGTGCATTTTTTTTAATAATTTCTAATGTCTCCTCTTCACTTTCGTAGGGAAAGGCGTGAAGGTGAAATGTAGATTCCAATTCTTTTGTGACGTTACAGATTCTTTTTACTGAATTCTCCGGTCCTACAATACCAGCTTGTACCTTCATAATTATCCTCCATTCAAGTCACCTACTTCAAATTTAATCGGTATTTATTCCGGGGTCTTCCTTTTTTTTCCGATGGTTCGGAACCAATTACTAAGGCTAATTCAGCTTCAACCAATTCTGATAGAATGCGCCTTGCATTTCTTTCTGTCATTTGCATCCATGTAGATATATCTAAAGAGGTAATGGATTCATTATTTAACTGTTTTTGAAGGGTCATGATTTTATGAAAAGTAGAAAGAGTAACGTTACATTTTCTCAGCTTCTTCATAATATCTTCATTCGTTGATTTCTCTTCAAATATGAGGTCCTCCGGATTGTTTAAAGGGCCGTCTACTCTTCCATTAGAGTCGACTATAAAAGCAGAAAACGGTCCATAGTTTTGGCTGTAGTATAATGCAGAACGTGCATTTTCTTCTGCATTCAAAGTAGATTCTCCATATCCAATTCCTATGTTCATAGGTAAATTTATCAATAATGCGCATTTATTTAGAAGCTCTTCGATCCGGTATTGTTTTTCACTTAGTGATCCACGGGTTGAAAACGCAATAAATGTCCCCATTCCCACAGGGACAAAAGAACCTGAAATATCCTCTGCAAAACTTAAAACCAAATCTTCGAGCTTTAATTCCAATCTATTTGTATCATAATTCATTTCTTGATAATTCATCTGTTTTTTCTTCTTTTTGACTTTGATAAAAAGGATAGCAATTTGTGATTTTTTAGAATGATCAGCATCCCATTTTTGCAAGGCTGCTTGTAAATTTTCTCGAATGTTCGTTCGGCTGGGGAGGATCCGATACACTGGAATATTTTTTCTTTTTAGTTCCTCGTAAATGAACCGAAGAGCGGTTACACAAATATCTACCTTGTTTGATTGGTACATGTTCTCATGGAATAACAAATATTCCTCAAGGGGGGTACTAGATGAATATTCTTTTATTCCTAAGTGGTCTGTAGGCAATCCCAAATCTTTATAGGTTTCGATAACATTCTTTTCCGTTAAAAAATCAATGCTTAACCGACTTAGATTTTTTTGGTCGTTATACCCTATTTCCATTAGCGTTTTAATGAGACTAAATCCATCTGTTAAAAGATAAAAAAAAGGCTGTTTTGATTTGCTTTCTTCGGCAAATGGATACAGACCTGGGCCGGAAAAAATCCAAACGTCTACGTATTCATAATTGTCGTTAATAATCGACGTGGTTTCAGAAGGTTTTTTATAAATAAAAGGAACAGCTAATATTGTTTGTTTAAATTCATCGTTAATTATTTTAATTATGGAATCAACTATATCCTGCGGGCCTACAATTCCTGCTCTCATTTTTTATTTTTGCCCCCTTTTCTAATTTAAAAACTTAAATATGTACAAATGTATAGACCACGATAACGGACCATTATAACTCAGTATACCGGATTATTTTTAGACAAGTAAAGGTTTGGAAGTGCTTTGTACTTTTCTAAAAGCGATTAGAAAAAATGAAATTGTAAAATAATTTTTGAAAAAACCTTGCTATTCAGACAATTCATCATATATAATATCTTTAAAGGAATATATCCATAAATATTCCTTAAATGAAAAAGAGAGAGGTGTTGGATATGAAAGTTGACGTAGAGACGTTTAAGCAAGCTATGGGGCGCTTAGCGACTGGTGTTTCAGTTATTACCACGAAAAGTAACGATAAACAGAATTTCGGACTAACGGCTAGTTCAGTTACGTCCCTGACAGCAGAGCCGCCAATGCTCCTTGTTTGTGTTCATAAAGATACTGGCACGAGAGATGCAATTACTGAATCAGGATACTTTACCGTTCACGTACTTGGAGAAGATCAGGAAGATCTTGCTATACGATTTGCAAAACCTAATCCAGATAAATTCGCTGGGCTGCATATAAAGGAGGGGGAATTTGGTACTCCCTTACTAACTGACTATTTCGTTAGAGTTGAATGTAAAGTTGAACAAGAAGCAGTTGGTGGAACTCATTCTGTTTTCATGGGTGAAATGCTCAAAATAGATATTCAAGAAAAAGAACCATTACTTTATTTTAAGGGAGAGTTTGGGGAGTTTGTTTCAACTAAATAATCTAAAGGAGGAATACTTATGGCATTGATGACAGGAGAAGAATATAAAAAGTCATTAAATGATGGAAGAGAAGTCTATATTGACGGGGAAAAGGTTAAAAATGTGGCTGATCACCGCTCTTTTAAGCCTATAGTTGAAGCAAAAGCTAGAATGTATGATCTCGGCCATAAGCCTGAGTTTAAAGATAATACAACTACGACCCTTCCAGACGGGGAAGAAATCTGCCTCGCTTATAAGCTGCCAAAAGATAAAGAAGATTTAACAGCTATTCGAACATATGTAGATACAATCCTTGATGATTTGGGCGGTGTTGTTTATCGTGTCGGTGATGAGACCATTGGTGAGATGTGGTCCTTATACGATGCCCAGGATAAGCTCAACGAAAATGATCCCGCCTACGCAAAAAACATTAAGTATCATGTTGATCGAGTAGCAAGAGAAGATTTATTTCACGTCTCTGCTAATACAGATCCAAAGGGAGACAGAAGTAAGCTCTTTAGTGGTAAAGATGGAGGTACATTGTTACACGTAGTGGAAGAAAATGATAAGGGAATTGTTGTAAAAGGAGCCAAATTTGAAACAGCAGCTGCATACGCTCATCAAGCTTTTGTAAAGCCTACCATATTGGATTGGCAAGCTGGAGAAGAAGGTATGGCACCATTTGCTTGTGGTTTTATTTGTGACATGGGAGCTCCTGGACTAAAACACATTTGTCGGAGTCCTCTAGATACGGAAAAAAATGAAACGGATTACCCGATTTCAACAAAGTTTGACGAAATCGATACCTTGCTTATTTTTGATAACGTTCTTATTCCTTGGGAGAATGTCTTATTTCATCGTTCGTTAGAATCGGCCGCTTATATTCGTAATACGCTTCATCGTTATTCTGCGTTTAATTATGTACTCCGCGTGCTGCGTAGAGCAGACTATTTACTTGGAACAGCACTGTTAAATGTTGAACAAACCGGTCTTACAAAGTTGCAGGCTGTTAAGGAGAAAATATCCGAATTAATTAGTTATCGAGAAGGAATAAATGCACATTTAACTGCTGCAGTCGCCAATGCCGAACGTAGTCCTGGAGATTTAATGATGCCAAATCAATCGCTTCTCTATACTGGACGAATTTACGCTCTATCGCATTTTCCTGCGATGGCACATTTAACAAGGGAACTTGTTGGAGGACAGTTAGCTGTAACACCAGACTCTGTAACACTTTCGGATCCTGCTATAAAGGGTTACATTGATAAATATTATTCAGTTGGTGAAGAGTGGAGTGCTGAAGAAAGAGGGAAATTGTTGTACTTTGCTCGTGATCTTTTGAATTCTTCTTATGCTGGTCATAGAACGACGTTTGAATTGTTTGCCCAAAGTCCTCCGTTTGCTCAACAGATGGCAGCTTTTAGTAGTTTTGATATGGAACCACAGCGTGAAATGGTTAAAAAAGCAGCCAATTTAAAAACATTGGTTAGTCAAAAGAATTAATGTTTGTGGCCAAGGAGTGAAAGAGAATGAAAGTCCATACGCCCCACAACCTAGATATTTGTGCTTCGGTACTTACTATTGGAGCTTTGGACGGTGTTCATAGAGGACATCAGGCGTTGCTCTCAAAAGCAAAAATAAGAGCTGAAGAATTAGATGTACCTTTCGTTGTATATACCTTTGATCCCCCGCCAAAAGTTTTTTTTAGAAATTGTCTCTTGCTAACTACATTAGAAGAAAAATTAGAACGACTTGAAAATATGGGGGCTGACCATGTTATCGTAGGTTCATTTAATGAGTTGTTTGCAAAACAAGATATTCCGGTATTTATAAAAGAACTAAAAGAAATTTGTCCAATTGAAATTTGGGAAGGTCCTAATTTTCTTTTTGGAAAAAATAGAAAGGGAACTATCCAAACGCTTAGTCAACATTTCAACGTCAAAATTCAACCACCTGTTATATGTGAAAAAGGAGAGGTTATCTCCTCATCTCGTATCCGTCAGCTTTACAAGGAGAAAAACAGCACTCAAGCTAATCATTTACTTGGTTGGAAGAATTCACTTATAGAAATTTAAAATTATATTGTTTTGAATATTCTTAAAAAAGGGAGCGGATATACAATGGAAATTAAAAGATATCGTAAGTTTAAAACGAATAACTTTTATCCATCCGATATGGGAGAAGAATCTCATCATGTGAATAATGAATTTAGTATGGTAGTCCGTGCTGGGAATCACATTTTTATGCGAGGTCAAACAGCCTTTGACTTAAAAGGAAACTTTCATGGAGAGAATGATGTAACGGCACAGATGGAAAATGCCTGCTGTTGTGTAAAACAATTACTTGAAGAAGCCGGTGGGAAAATGGAGGATGTGTGTAAAATCACAACTTATCTCACCGACCGTTCCTATCGTAAGGAAGCTTATGCGGTTATTGCAAAACATTTTAAAGGGATTTATCCAGTTAGTACAGGTCTCGTTGTTCAGGGGCTGGCTCTTCCGGAGATGCTTGTGGAAATAGACGTAGAAGCGGTTATCAGTGATAGTTAAATAACATTATAGGAGAGGAGAAAATGTATGGATATAACAAGCACCTTTTCAGTAGCCGGAAGATGTGAAAGAACGGGGCAATTAGGACTTATAGTTACTTCTAGCAGTCCTGCTGTTGGAGCAAGGTGTGCACATATCAAACACAAAACAGGGATTGTTTTGAGTCAAAATGTAACGGATCCACGACTTGCAACTATTGGCCTTATGGTTATGGAACAAGGATTTACGGCAAATGAAGCCGTAAAAACGATGAAAGCGGCCTCTGAATATTTACAGTATCGTCAGCTGGCAGCGGTTGACACTAAAGGCAACTCTTCTGTATTTACAGGGGAGCAAGCTTTAGGAACAAATGGAGAGTTCGCTGCTCCTAATGTGGCTTGTGTTGGAAATCTTTTAAGTGATGAAATGATTCCTAAAGCCATGGGTGAGTATTATTTAGCTCATTCTGATTTAAATCTAGAAGATAGACTATATGGTGCAATGGAAAAAGGATTTCAAATGGGTGGAGAAATGGATGATGAGCGAAGCATCGCTCTGTTAACGTACACGGACGAACCTTTTCCTTTTATCGACCTGAGAGTTGATTACAGCTTAGACCCTTTGAGTGATCTAAAACAAATACTTGAGGTTTACAAACCTCAAGCCAATGATTATAAAGTTAGAGCACTTAATCCAACACAAGCTCCTTCCTACGGTGTTAAAGGGGATGAATAATTTGGAGCATGTAGATCTCAAAGGAATTAATATAAAGAGATTAATGAAAGATATAGATGATTATGCGTGCTATGGATTAAATGCACAAAACGGTATTACACGCCCTAGTTTTTCGGAAGAGGATATAAAAGTTAGGAAAAAGTTCATTCGTGAACTTAAAGCCTTAGGCCTTGAAGTAAAGGTTGATGGTGCTGCCAATATTTGGGCTAAGAAAAAAGGAAATGGAAACAAAAAAGGATCTATAGTAATCGGCTCTCATCTCGACTCGGTCCCAAACGGTGGGAAATTTGATGGACCTTTAGGCGTTCTAATGGCAAAAGAACTTTTAGTCACTTTAGAAGAACAACACATTCTTTTAGATCATGATTTAGAAATTGTCTCTTTCACTGCGGAAGAATCTAATGACTTTAACTTGTCTACCTTTGGAAGCCGGTCTTTTTCAGGAAAACTTGACGTTAATGATTTAAAACAAACTAAAGACAGCTCAGGCATAAAGGTTGTCGAAGCATTAAAAAGGGTAGGCGGTGACATTGAGGCCTATTCTGCAATGTACAAACAACATGATGAAAAGAAAGCGTTTATAGAGCTCCACATTGAACAAGGAAAACAACTCGAAGAAAAAAACACATCTATAGCTTCTGTTGCACGTATTGCTGGTATCTACAGAAACAAATTGACTGTAACAGGAGAAGCTAATCATTCTGGTGCCACAAAAATGAACACACGCATAGATGCGCTTACTGCAGCATCAGAAATGATCCTTCAGGTTGAGGAAGTCTCTCATAAGAACATAAAAGAAGTTGTTGGTACGGTTGGTAAACTAGAGGTTTCCCCAAATGCAACAAATATCATTCCTGGGCAAGTAGAGTTTACTTTGGAAATTCGAGGAAAAGGCAGTGAGAGTTCCTTTCGTAAAGTAATAGCCGATATTTTAAATCGTTGTAAAGAAATAGCAGTGAACAGAAGAGCTGATTTACAACAAGAGATCATTATGGATCAGTCTCCTATTCTTTTAGATAGAGACTTAGTAAATATATTAAATCGCTCAGCTGCGAATATAAATGAACCATGTCTTTCACTTACCAGCATGGCAGTTCATGATGCAGCACATATGGCAGCAGTAACTAAATCAGCTATGCTGTTTGTTAAAAGTGTAGATGGAAAAAGTCACTGTCCAGAAGAGTACAGTACTCCGGAAGATATTGCAATAGCGGGAAAAGTACTATTAAATTCTATCATTGATATAGATAAATTTTTAAAATAAAAGATTTGTCCTTTCATATATACCTCACTATTTATTAGGAAAAACGTCAAAAAAAATATTATTGTCATACAGAAACCATAGGTATTTAAAAAATACATTATGGTTTCTGCTTTTTGAAAATGAAACAATTCTTTGGCCTAGAAGATTGGATGAATTAAGGGGGAAAATAATGAAGAGTATAGAGGTAGATGCAGAAAAAAACACACGCTTGGAGAAAGACTTTTTAGGAGTTAAAGAAGTTCCTGAGCATGCTTATTACGGTATTCAGACCTTGCGTGCCGTTGAAAACTTTCCAATCACAGGTTATCGGATTCATGAAGAGTTAATTAAAGCATTTGCTATGATAAAAAAAGCAGCAGCTCTTGCTAATAGGGATGCCGGTCGGCTTTACAAAGACCACTGCAATGTAATTGTCGAAGCAGCAGATGAGATAATAGAGGGGAAAAGGAGCGATCAATTCATTGTGGATCCAATTCAAGGTGGTGCAGGAACATCAATAAACATGAATGTGAATGAGGTGATAGCTAATAGAGCACTCGAAATACTTGGGCACAAAAAAGGAGACTATGTCCATCTTAGTCCAAACAGTCATGTTAATATGTCCCAATCAACAAACGATGCATTCCCAACTGCTATTCACATCGCCTCTTTAAAACTATTAAAAAAACTTCTAACAACGTTAAGGGTCATGCAAGACATTCTTCTTCAAAAAGCTGTTCAGTTTGATGATGTGATTAAATTAGGACGTACACATTTACAAGATGCTGTGCCAATTCGTCTTGGACAAGAATTTAAAGCATATAGTAAGGCGTTAACACGTGACATTGAACGTATACAACAATCTTGTCAACATCTATATGAAGTAAATATGGGTGCCACTGCAGTGGGAACAGGATTGAATGCAGATCCCTATTACTGTGAAGCAATTATTAAACATTTAGGGCACATTAGTAAGTTGCCGCTTAGAAGAGCAGAACACCTCGTAGATGCGACACAAAATACTGATGCCTATACAGAAGTATCAGCTGCATTAAAAGTTTGCATGATTAATATGTCGAAAATGTCAAATGATTTACGTCTGATGGCTTCTGGTCCTCGTGCAGGGCTGGCTGAAATTTTTTTACCGGATCGTCAGCCTGGCTCGTCAATAATGCCTGGGAAGGTTAACCCAGTTCTTCCTGAAATGATAAATCAAGTTTCATTTCAAGTGATAGGTAACGATCATACCATTTGTTTAGCTTCTGAGTCTGGTTAATTCGAACTCAATGTCATGGAACCTATAATTGTTTTTAATTTACTTCAATCGATTAGTATAATGAATAATGCATGTAAGTCCTTCACGGAAAACTGTTTAAAAGGTATTGAAGCAAATAAGGAACGCTTAAAAGAGTATGTAGAAAAAAGTGTAGGAATTATTACAGCAATAAATCCTCATATTGGTTATGAAATGACATCACGTATCGCACGTGAAGCTATCTTAACAGGAAAAACAGTTCGTGAATTATGCTTACAGTTTGACATACTAACAGACTCCGAATTAAATCTTATACTAAATCCTTATGAAATGACATATCCTGGAATCGCAGGAAAAACACAAATGCAATGTTAGAGCACTTAACAATTAAACAACATATATATGAGCGATATATTTCGCTCATTTTTTTTATCTGCAACCTGTTGAGTAATTAACCTAGATTCCATATAATTTTATCTTTTCTAAATTTTGTTCTATAAAATAAAAGCGCTTTCGAATATTTTTTTATAGATATTGCATATTTTTATAGAAAATCGAAAGTTAATCATCTATTTTTTCGTTGTATCCGTTGATACCATTTAATTAATCCAAAAACGAAGAAAGGATGAATGAAATGACAAAAACAAAATACAAGCAAGTGAAACAATACACGGGATCAGATTTGAACACAAAAGGCTGGCTTCAGGAGGCAGCTCTGCGGATGTTGAACAATAACCTTCATCCAGACGTGGCAGAAAATCCAGAAGATCTCGTCGTATACGGGGGGATTGGGAAAGCTGCTCGTAATTGGGAATGTTACGAGGCGATTGTTGATACGTTGAAAACACTTGAAGATGACGAAACATTACTGGTTCAATCCGGAAAGCCCGTTGCAGTCTTTCCTTCCCATAAAGATGCCCCTAAGGTGTTGATTGCAAATTCTAATCTTGTACCGGCTTGGGCAAACTGGGAGCATTTCCATGAGCTTGATCAGAACGGCTTGATGATGTATGGACAAATGACGGCAGGAAGCTGGATTTACATTGGAAGTCAGGGGATTGTCCAAGGAACCTATGAAACGTTTGCAGAGTGTGCAAAACAGCATTTTGGTTCAGACATGAAAGGGTCAATTACGGTAACTGCAGGGCTTGGCGGCATGGGTGGAGCTCAGCCATTGGCCGTAACAATGAATGGCGGAGTGTGTATTGCAATTGAAATTGATCAACACCGAATCGATCGTCGTATCGAAACTAAATATCTAGACGTTTCGACAGATAGTTTAGAAGAAGCGGTGCGTTTAGCGAAAGAAGCAAAAGAGAATAAGCAGGCTCTTTCTATTGGATTATTGGGAAATGCAGCAGAAATTTTGCCAAAAATGAATGAATTAGGATTTATACCTGAAGTTTTAACGGACCAAACGTCCTCACATGATCCGCTCAATGGCTATGTTCCCGCGGGTATGGATTTGCAAACGGCCATTGAGCTTCGTGCTAAAGATCCAGATCGCTATATAAAGCTTTCGAAACAAACAATTGCATCTCATGTACAGGCTATGCTTGTTTTGCAAAAACAAGGAGCCGTTACATTTGATTACGGAAATAACATACGCCAGGTTGCTAAAGATGAAGGCGTTGAGAATGCTTTTAATTTTCCTGGGTTTGTGCCAGCTTATATTAGGCCGCAGTTTTGCGAAGGAAAAGGTCCATTTCGCTGGGTAGCGTTATCAGGAGATCCAGAAGATATTTATAAAACGGATGAAGTTATCTTAAGAGAATTTAGTGAAAATGAACATTTATGCAATTGGATACGTATGGCTCAAGAAAAAATTAGTTTTCAAGGACTTCCTTCCCGCATTTGCTGGCTTGGTTATGGAGAACGGGCTAAGTTTGGAAAAATCATTAATGATATGGTCGCCAGCGGGGAATTAAAGGCGCCGATTGTCATTGGGCGTGATCATCTTGATTCAGGATCTGTGGCATCTCCAAACCGGGAAACAGAATCCATGAAAGATGGCAGTGATGCAGTTAGTGATTGGCCAATTCTTAATGCGCTTATCAACAGCGTAGGCGGCGCAAGCTGGGTTAGTGTCCACCATGGCGGAGGTGTTGGCATGGGTTACTCCCTTCATGCTGGAATGGTAATCGTAGCAGATGGAACGAAAGATGCAGAAAAGCGCCTTCAACGAGTTTTAACAACAGATCCGGGAATGGGTGTGGTTCGGCATGTGGATGCTGGTTATGAACTTGCCGAAAAGACAGCTCAAAATAAAGGGATTCAAGTACCAATGCTTCGTAAATAAAAAGAGGAGGGGTAGTGCATGACACAAAAAATGTTTATTACAAACGCTGCACAATTGATTACGATGGCTGGCAGCACGGATGGTCCAGCTACGAGAGAAGCTATGTCTCAATTAAACTTGATTGAAGATGGAAGCCTTTTTATGGAAGACGGTAAAATCGTTGAAGCGGGTCCTGATAAGGAAATTCGTGAAAAATACCAAGAGCATTTTCAGTCTGCTGAACAAATAGATGCGACGGGAAAGATAGTTGCTCCAGGACTAGTTGATCCCCATACCCACCTTGTTCACGCCGGAACGAGAGAAAATGAATACGCCATGCGTCTAAAAGGACGAACGTACATGGATATCATGCAGGCGGGCGGCGGTATTCACGCAACTACTCGAGCAACTCAGCAGGCTAGCCATGAGCAGTTGTATGATGAATCAAAAAAAAGATTGAATCAATTTCTTCTGCATGGTGTAACTACAGTGGAAGCAAAGAGTGGTTACGGATTAACGCTTGAACACGAGCTCAAACAGCTGGAAGTGGCAGAACAGCTAAATAATGACCATCCGGTTGATCTTGTTTCGACCTTTATGGGTGCTCATGCTATTCCAATGGACGAAAAAAATAACCCTGATAAGTTTGTTGATCGTGTGATTCAAGAGATGCTTCCGGAAGTAGCTGATAAAAAGCTGGCTGTATTCAATGATGTCTTTTGTGAAAGAGGCGTTTTTACTCCGGAACAATCGAGAAGAGTCTTAGAAGCTGGAAAAGAATACGGGCTGATACCAAAAATTCACGCAGACGAAATTGAACCATATGAAGGAGCAGAATTAGCGGCATCAATAGGAGCTATATCTGCGGATCATCTACTAAAAGCTTCAGAGAATGGGATAAAGAAAATGGCTGAGGCAGGGGTAGTTGGTGTGCTATTGCCCGGAACAGCATTTTTCTTGATGGCTGAATTTGCCGAAGCAAGAAAAATGATTGATGCC
This DNA window, taken from Alteribacillus bidgolensis, encodes the following:
- a CDS encoding FAD synthetase, which gives rise to MKVHTPHNLDICASVLTIGALDGVHRGHQALLSKAKIRAEELDVPFVVYTFDPPPKVFFRNCLLLTTLEEKLERLENMGADHVIVGSFNELFAKQDIPVFIKELKEICPIEIWEGPNFLFGKNRKGTIQTLSQHFNVKIQPPVICEKGEVISSSRIRQLYKEKNSTQANHLLGWKNSLIEI
- a CDS encoding RidA family protein — protein: MEIKRYRKFKTNNFYPSDMGEESHHVNNEFSMVVRAGNHIFMRGQTAFDLKGNFHGENDVTAQMENACCCVKQLLEEAGGKMEDVCKITTYLTDRSYRKEAYAVIAKHFKGIYPVSTGLVVQGLALPEMLVEIDVEAVISDS
- a CDS encoding flavin reductase family protein, with translation MKVDVETFKQAMGRLATGVSVITTKSNDKQNFGLTASSVTSLTAEPPMLLVCVHKDTGTRDAITESGYFTVHVLGEDQEDLAIRFAKPNPDKFAGLHIKEGEFGTPLLTDYFVRVECKVEQEAVGGTHSVFMGEMLKIDIQEKEPLLYFKGEFGEFVSTK
- a CDS encoding DUF1028 domain-containing protein; the encoded protein is MDITSTFSVAGRCERTGQLGLIVTSSSPAVGARCAHIKHKTGIVLSQNVTDPRLATIGLMVMEQGFTANEAVKTMKAASEYLQYRQLAAVDTKGNSSVFTGEQALGTNGEFAAPNVACVGNLLSDEMIPKAMGEYYLAHSDLNLEDRLYGAMEKGFQMGGEMDDERSIALLTYTDEPFPFIDLRVDYSLDPLSDLKQILEVYKPQANDYKVRALNPTQAPSYGVKGDE
- a CDS encoding 4-hydroxyphenylacetate 3-hydroxylase family protein, translated to MALMTGEEYKKSLNDGREVYIDGEKVKNVADHRSFKPIVEAKARMYDLGHKPEFKDNTTTTLPDGEEICLAYKLPKDKEDLTAIRTYVDTILDDLGGVVYRVGDETIGEMWSLYDAQDKLNENDPAYAKNIKYHVDRVAREDLFHVSANTDPKGDRSKLFSGKDGGTLLHVVEENDKGIVVKGAKFETAAAYAHQAFVKPTILDWQAGEEGMAPFACGFICDMGAPGLKHICRSPLDTEKNETDYPISTKFDEIDTLLIFDNVLIPWENVLFHRSLESAAYIRNTLHRYSAFNYVLRVLRRADYLLGTALLNVEQTGLTKLQAVKEKISELISYREGINAHLTAAVANAERSPGDLMMPNQSLLYTGRIYALSHFPAMAHLTRELVGGQLAVTPDSVTLSDPAIKGYIDKYYSVGEEWSAEERGKLLYFARDLLNSSYAGHRTTFELFAQSPPFAQQMAAFSSFDMEPQREMVKKAANLKTLVSQKN
- a CDS encoding M20 family metallo-hydrolase, coding for MEHVDLKGINIKRLMKDIDDYACYGLNAQNGITRPSFSEEDIKVRKKFIRELKALGLEVKVDGAANIWAKKKGNGNKKGSIVIGSHLDSVPNGGKFDGPLGVLMAKELLVTLEEQHILLDHDLEIVSFTAEESNDFNLSTFGSRSFSGKLDVNDLKQTKDSSGIKVVEALKRVGGDIEAYSAMYKQHDEKKAFIELHIEQGKQLEEKNTSIASVARIAGIYRNKLTVTGEANHSGATKMNTRIDALTAASEMILQVEEVSHKNIKEVVGTVGKLEVSPNATNIIPGQVEFTLEIRGKGSESSFRKVIADILNRCKEIAVNRRADLQQEIIMDQSPILLDRDLVNILNRSAANINEPCLSLTSMAVHDAAHMAAVTKSAMLFVKSVDGKSHCPEEYSTPEDIAIAGKVLLNSIIDIDKFLK
- the hutU gene encoding urocanate hydratase, which codes for MTKTKYKQVKQYTGSDLNTKGWLQEAALRMLNNNLHPDVAENPEDLVVYGGIGKAARNWECYEAIVDTLKTLEDDETLLVQSGKPVAVFPSHKDAPKVLIANSNLVPAWANWEHFHELDQNGLMMYGQMTAGSWIYIGSQGIVQGTYETFAECAKQHFGSDMKGSITVTAGLGGMGGAQPLAVTMNGGVCIAIEIDQHRIDRRIETKYLDVSTDSLEEAVRLAKEAKENKQALSIGLLGNAAEILPKMNELGFIPEVLTDQTSSHDPLNGYVPAGMDLQTAIELRAKDPDRYIKLSKQTIASHVQAMLVLQKQGAVTFDYGNNIRQVAKDEGVENAFNFPGFVPAYIRPQFCEGKGPFRWVALSGDPEDIYKTDEVILREFSENEHLCNWIRMAQEKISFQGLPSRICWLGYGERAKFGKIINDMVASGELKAPIVIGRDHLDSGSVASPNRETESMKDGSDAVSDWPILNALINSVGGASWVSVHHGGGVGMGYSLHAGMVIVADGTKDAEKRLQRVLTTDPGMGVVRHVDAGYELAEKTAQNKGIQVPMLRK